The DNA window TCGACCTGGACGACCCCGCGGTGAGTCCACTCATGTActgagaagatttttttttttgtgaatgtCGAACGAgagaaaaaattataacatGGATTAATTTAAAATCTTGAACGTAGCGGactatatgtcaaaattgacccaaaaccaacagagttgagaattAGGTCATTAGACAGGTATTTCTTTGTACTTCTTTTCGTTCTATGGgcgccaagcggaattccattgcaaaACTGAGATATtcgtattttagtcaaaatgtcatcacccttattacccaGGTAATAGAGTTTACCGCGCGAATGGTTTGCCGGACTCGCAGCGGTGTGCGAACATCTACCAGCAATTAATATTGTGATGGGGTCTCGTTCGCCGGGGCGGGCGTGGCCTCATACAACTCCCTTGTTCCAGACAGGAGCAAGGGTTTCCTAGTTAGCTCAGAGGAGAGAGAGGGTGCAGGGTGAGACAAAGAAACAAAGGTTAATGCTGTAACATACATCGGCGGGCTTTTATGCCGGTTTATTATAAATGAAGGTTCCTTAAATCTAGACGTCCTAGGCTAGGTACGACGCGGGGGTGTTTCTAATTTATAGCAACGGTATTACGGTAAGGCGCGTATCCTAAGCTATTCGCGAGTTTTGGGATCGGTATCCCCTAAGAGCGAACGGGCGGTTTTGACGGGAGCGAGATAGTATTGGGGTGGATACCCCGGGTGCCTtcacgcgtctgtaaacacgccggcacaaccgggatacggaatcgggaaggggtacgtactccaggtgccttcacGCGTCTTCAAACGCGCCGGCTCAACTGGCCTACGGGAATCGGGAAGGGTAGGGTGGCTAGGGCGGCGACTCTCggtcgcggggcgcgggcgggggcggcgactctcggtcgcggggcgcgggcgggggcggcgactctcggtcgcggggcgcgggcgggggcggcgactcggtcgcggggcgcgggcgggggcggcgactctcggtcgcggggcgcgggcgggggcggcgactctcggtcgcggggcgcgggcgggggcggcgactctcggtcgcggggcgcgggcgggggcggcgactctcggtcgcggggcgcgggcgggggcggcgactctcggtcgcggggcgcgggcgggggcggcgactctcggtcgcggggcgcgggcgggggcggcgactctcggtcgcggggcgcgggcgggggcggcgactctcggtcgcggggcgcgggcgggggcggcgactctcggtcgcggggcgcgggcgggggcggcgactctcggtcgcggggcgcgggcgggggcggcgactctcggtcgcggggcgcgggcgggggcggcgactctcggtcgcggggcgcgggcgggggcggcgactctcggtcgcggggcgcgggcgggggcggcgactctcggtcgcggggcgcgggcgggggcggcgactctcggtcgcggggcgcgggcgggggcggcgactctcggtcgcggggcgcgggcgggggcggcgactctcggtcgcggggcgcgggcgggggcggcgactctcggtcgcggggcgcgggcgggggcggcgactctcggtcgcggggcgcgggcgggggcggcgactctcggtcgcggggcgcgggcgggggcggcgactctcggtcgcggggcgcgggcgggggcggcgactctcggtcgcggggcgcgggcgggggcggcgACTCTCGGTCGCTCGGCGgccggcgcgcggcgcggcggggaGCTCCGCCGTCTGCCACGCGGCGATAATTTCAACGACTTCcctccataatttcaacgactcaaCACCATCATCACTACTAGAACCATCATgaagtttttcgatcaggtcacgtgtccgtcttacgaattttcaatctgacctGTCGCGAGGTTAAAATtatttccccatcacaaaaagtgcaaaagaagttttcacttcaataatTAGTAATATATTTGCAGGAGTCATCCCCGGCGGAGGATCCAGTCGCGCGACTAACGTTAGAAGTGCGCGCCCTCTGCCGGCGCAACGAGCCCGCCGCCGCCAGCCCCGAGCGGCGCGTCACCAGGAAGATCAGCCTCACCTGCCACACGCACTGTCTGCACCGGGTAACTGTCGTACTGTACACCTGCAGCCTGTTCTCGGTCTACAGCTCCCAGAGCCATTATTTGAATAGTACATAGGTATATGAAAGAATATGAAGTGTGCGTAGACTAACGGTCCGTGGTTGTTGCAGAGCCTGGCGGCCGAGGAGCCCCGCGCCCGGGAGACGGGAAGGGACACGCGGCTGCGCTCCCCCGCGCCCTCCCCCGCCGGCTCGCCCGTCCCCGCCGCGCACCCCTCGCGCTTCTCCGTGAGTACACCTGCCTCCCCCGCGCCCTCCCCCGACCCCGCCGCGCACCCCTCGCGCTTCTCCGTGAGTACACCTGCCTCCCCCGCGCCCTCCCCCGACCCCGCCGCGCACCCCTCGCGCTTCTCCGTGAGTACACCTGCCTCCCCCGCGCCCTCCCCCGCCGGCTCGCCCGTCCCCGCCGCGCACCCCTCGCGCTTCTCCGTGAGTACACCTGCCTCCCCCGCCGGCTCGCCCGTCCCCGCCGCGCACCCCTCGCGCTTCTCCGTGAGTACACCTGCCTCCCCCGCGCCCTCCCCCGCCGGCTCGCCCGTCCCCGCCGCGCACCCCTCGCGCTTCTCCGTGAGTACACCTGCCTCCCCCGCGCCCTCCCCCGCCGGCTCGCCCGTCCCCGCCGCGCACCCCTCGCGCTTCTCCGTGAGTACACCTGCCTCCCCCGCGCCCTCCCCCGCCGGCTCGCCCGTCCCCGCCGCGCACCCCTCGCGCTTCTCCGTGAGTACACCTGCCTCCCCCGCGCCCTCCCCCGACCCCGCCGCGCACCCCTCGCGCTTCTCCGTGAGTACACCTGCCTCCCCCGCGCCCTCCCCCGCCGGCTCGCCCGTCCCCGCCGCGCACCCCTCGCGCTTCTCCGTGAGTACACCTGCCTCCCCCGCGCCCTCCCCCGCCGGCTCGCCCGTCCCCGCCGCGCACCCCTCGCGCTTCTCCGTGAGTACACCTGCCTCCCCCGCGCCCTCCCCCGCCGGCTTGCCCGTCCCCGCCGCGCACCCCTCGCGCTTCTCCGTGAGTACACCTGCCTCCCCCGCGCCCTCCCCCGCCGGCGCGCCCGTCCCCGCCGCGCACCCCTCGCGCTTCTCCGTGAGTACACCTGCCTCCCCCGCGCCCTCCCCCGCCGGCTTGCCCGTCCCCGCCGCGCACCCCTCGCGCTTCTCCGTGAGTACACCTGCCTCCCCCGCGCCCTCCCCCGCCGGCTCGCCCGTCCCCGCCGCGCACCCCTCGCGCTTCTCCGTGAGTACACCTGCCTCCCCCGCGCCCTCCCCCGCCGGCTCGCCCGTCCCCGCCGCGCACCCCTCGCGCTTCTCCGTGAGTACACCTGCCTCCCCCGCGCCCTCCCCCGCCGGCTCGCCCGTCCCCGCCGCGCACCCCTCGCGCTTCTCCGTGAGTACACCTGCCTCCCCCCCTCACTCCCTcgatgggcgagtccaactGGCACTTATTCCTTTTTTTGCATAGGCGTCTATAGTTATTAACTAATTACGTATCAGCACCAAAAATGTATCAATTTGTATATTGAAGGTAACGCGGGTGACGCCGGAGCGCTCGCCGGCCGACTCGGCGGCGCTGCGCTCGCCGTACGCCGCGCCCTCCAGGTTCAAGGTCGTGCAGGTACGGACTATTGGGTTATTGGGATTTATTTTTTCTGGTAAAAGGTGAGAAAATTTTCCCAGTACTTACCattggtaacaacttggtggtaactagtgggaataacctaAACAATTATACAATTAAAGGTCGGTCGCACCAAACCGTGTGTCACTGTTAAAGTGTTTGCTGAGTTTTATTGTATGGAAAGTTTCAGTCACTGATCGATGTGGATCCGCCCGTTAATTGTCGTTGTTGCAACGGGTCCTAGCcaagtgcccccgccaagtcaAGCCAAAAAGCGGTATAACTTCGTTGTAGATAAAACTAGAAGGCTGAAGTTTCAGTTATCAAACAGGCATTGTATAAATCCACTACATTTCAAAGATCCAATTTGAATCGGTAGTTTTAGAATTATAACTAgtcaaagtttcttaattttgtcactcactgactgacTTGACagatcatcaaaactctaaggcacttctagcagacaatacaatacaaatacactttattgcacacctcaatacagaaacagtactaatattacaacacataaagaagaggtaaccaacaggcggtcttatcgctaaaaagcgatctcttccagacaaccttacagacatagaagcttcaaatttaaaatactattagtgtttagtgtatAAATCAAGGAGAAactcaaatattttgcaatttagGTCCAGTTTTCTAGATACACCAACTGCATCAATAACTTTGTAATCCCATATCACAAAGTTACATTTGCAGTGAATGATTTACGCACGTCTCCTCTTATCTCCGCTTCAGTAGAAAGGCAGCCTAAAATGGAGGCTCTCGCTCGGTCAATTACATTGATCAACACGAATCACAAAGTGTGATTGTTTTCCAGGTAGCGGAGCCGCCACAAATCCAAGTACAGTCGGCCACGCCGGAGCAGCCCACGCTGCGCTCCTCGCGTTTCTCCGTGACGCGCAACATGGACACCATCTACAACCCCGCCGCGCCCTCCCCGCCGCCCACGCCCATGGCCTCCAAGAACAGGCCCAGCGGGGGCCATCAGCAGCCCGCAGACTGCACCAACTGTCAGCCCAATGATCACGCTGAATCTAAAGTGCCAGAGGACAGTAAACTTAATGAAACTGTAATCATTGTTAAAGACGCTAGTGTGAAAGAGAGTGGCGATGAAAAAGAGGACGAAGCTAACACTGAAAAGACAAAAAGTGATAAATCGAGTGATGAAACTGTTGTAAATAGGGTAAATAGTGATACGGTTAGTGATAGAGACTTGGAGAACGTTTTCCACGACAAGTCGGAGACCCTGTCCCACGACGAGGCCGTTAGTGTAATAGGtgataataaaattactaaaaccGAGACGAAATTAGTTAAAAATAGCAAAGCGGTGAGTGAGAATGAGAAGATAGATGTACAGGTGTCTGTTACGGTGAAGAAAGAGACGGTAGATACGCCCAAAGCGCATAGCGACCAAATCAAAGAAAATAAGGTGGAGGAAGTGGTCGAGAAACGTGACGACGTCGCCATGAAACAGATAGAAGCCATCAGGGAGGACCTCGGCCACCTTATAGAGGAGATGCGCGACAGAACCAAAACCGTTAAACCTGTTAAAGTAAAGAGTGATTGCACGCAAACTGATATAAATATAGATAGCAAATTAGATACCTTCGACGATGTACCTGTTATTAATCGAGATAATGTAGTTCTTAAGAAAAACAAAAGTGAATCGAGCCTGGACAGCCCCGATCTGGAAGTGTCTAGGCTTATGAACAAAAAGCTGATTGGCAGCCCGTTCTGCGATAGTAGTTCCTCTTTGGAAATATCCGGTAGCTCCATGGAGAGTCTGAACGCGATAGACCAGCCCACCAAACCTATAATCATACAAGAATCCATCGAATCAGATTCAGAACTGGATAGAAGAAAAACCGATGTGGTATTGTCTACTGAGAGCAGTATAGAATCCACGAGTGAAGTTACTCCCGTCAACAGTGGGAACTTCCTGAACATGTCTGTCAGCTCCAACGAGAGTGTATCTCCGATAATATTTGGGAAAAACAAGAAGATACACGGATCACTCTCCAGCTTAGAGGCGAGCGTGAGCTCCTTGGAGTCCAGACAAGAAAAAGTTATGGTAACTTCAGCCGATTCAGGTATAGAATATTCCTTGCAAATTCCATCAGAGAACAAAGAAGATAACTCATCCAACGAAGGCACTTTAACGAACAACTCGAGTTTAAAAGAAACTGTAAAGAAAGACGGTTTCCAACTCCAGGAAACCCTCACCTGCTCTCCCAAGAGAACTTCCAGTTTGCTTGATGTGCCCGCACTGAAAACGAAAGGTTTGGACAGAATGAGGAAAATATCATGGGTCGCGCCGTCAGCCAGCTTCCATATACCGAGGCCAGAACCAGAAAAGGAATCCAAAATACCAGGCCATTTAGAAAAATTACTAAGCCTCTTCCAACATCCTACCAGTATATTTTCCAGAAACTCCGAAGACGAAAAGAAATCCGCTTCAAATACTCCTCCTAGAAAGGATTCTTCTCTCACCAGCTCCTTCTGGTCCTGGGGCAGCACCGTCGAGAAGACAGAAGAGAGAGAAGATGTAGAAAGTCTGTCGGAAGCTACAGATTCCACGCTTTCCGAGAGAGTCCAAGTTTCTTTCGTCGACGAGTCTTTCTCCAAGAAGCTGGACAGCAAAACGCCGTCGACGGACACTGACAACACGCTGAGCGAGTTCCAGTCCTTGCAGCAAGGCAACTCGGAGGCGAGCGAGCCCGAAATAGATAAAGTTACCGAAAAAACCACCGATGACAATTTAGTACAAAAATGTTTAGGTTTAAGCTTAAAGTGTGACGCTAGCGCCAACGGGAACAAAGACGTGGCGAGAGCGTGTGATATAGTAGATCTCAGTAAACCCaacgacttaaataaaaactatgatACGAGTAAGCCAGACACCAACAAAAACTCCGGGGAACCGGAATCTAaagaagataaagataaaacaGAGCCCATCAGACCTAGGTCTTTCGCTGCGGTCTTGAAAGCGTCCGGCTCGGAGAACTCTCTAGACAAGCAGAGTCCGGAAACCGGACAACCGGTCGATAAACTACCCAGCAAGGTCATCAGGGGCATCAAAGAAAATATAAGCCCTGAAAACACATTGACGTCCACTATGACTAAAGCGCTAGCTTTTGAACTAACGGAGAAACAGGTTAAAAGTCAACCGATAGTGAATACAGTTTGGTCAGTAACGTTAGACAATGAACCGAAAATAGAGGAGAAAATACAAGAATTAGCGCCTATAGCTACTATAGAGGAAACATGTGACGAAACAATAGAAAACGCGCAGTTAGATTACATTGACGATATCAAATTTATTGATGACAAAAACATTTCGAGCGACAGCGGtgtcactttggaaggttctgaGAAAGTAAAAGATTTGGAAAGTGTTGACTTGGGTAAAGATGCACTATCATACCTTATTTATGAACAGAGGCTCATACCGAAAGAAACGAAGTCTGAAGCTGAACCCTCATTAGCTCAAGAATTAAGAGATGCAGCAATAAAAGAGCAGCTTCTCGATCTATCACCAGAATTGGTTGTAGATGAAGCAATAGAGCCAGAAGTGTTCAAAGAAGGTTTGAAGATCTCACCGGTCGTCCCGGACAGAGCGAAGCTCAAGAAAGCTAACTCAGCTGAGGACATCTCGCAGTGCGAGGAGAGTCAAAAGAAAACCATCGTCTTCCAAGTGCCTGAAGTACTCTCTACACCGAGGGATATCCCAGAAAGAAGAACGAAATTACGAACGCGGAGCGGTTCCAGTCCCAAATCTTTACCAGAGAGTTTGAACAAACCTTCCCCTTTGACCAAAATGGACTCTATATTgtttaagaaaaagaaaaaggtgTCGTCTCTAGGGAAAATAGCTAGAGATTCTCTTCTAGCATTGAACATGAGCGAGGAAGAGATCGCAGAGTTCAGACGATCGTACAAGCTTACCTCTGTAGAGAGCTTGAGGTCTTTGGAGTCCGTGTCGGAAGACGCCAACTCCCAGAGCGGGGCGTCGGTTGATTCTAGATGCAGGTCCTGTTTGCGGACCTCTCAGGAGAGCCTCATGTCTCTGGACTCCATAAATGAGGATTGCCGGTGCGGGGAGGACTGTGAGAAACAGAGCCACTCGGGAAGATAATCGGGTACTATAAATCAGAGTTATTGGGAGACTATGGCTTAGTATATTGTTAAGGGCTTGCGACTTGTTGTTTCGCTTCTcaaatgatttgattttttgatcATTTACATTTGTTTAAGTACAAATTATAATAACCAATGTTTTTGAAGCTTGTATGCTAATGCTTGTAAATAGTTGAGGTCCATCAGGAGGTGGAAATAACAAGTTTTATCACGCCCTAAATGGCGGCTGTTGTATATAAAGCTGTTAATATGATACATAATGATGACGTATTTGCCAACGTCACATATGTGTAAATAAACTTATTGATTATCCATAGATCTCCCAAGATTCtaagtgtaataaatattatgtacagtgcgttttaaattttatataaaaaattaagattatccattcttaaatatatgcgtttgcataaaatatatgtacagaAGGTAGAAGATTATATGGCTTTGCACACTAATATTGTCTCTTTCCAAAAATTAGGAAAAGAGAGGGACAAAATTTTCTTCTCGATAATATTAGTGTGCGGAATACGATGTTTATATTAGTGGTTCAATATATCAAATTGATATGTTGAAAATTCTTCTCAAAAGTTTATTACTATagtaaatatatgaaataatcATGTATCTAACATAATGTAGCACACTTCGCTGGATTCTATGACAATGTACCTATAGTTCTGTAAAAAGCGAGATGTAGCTATCTGATAAAGAGAGATAGTAAAAGATATCGATTCAGATAGCCATGCTGagttgttaaaattaaatatcacaaCACAAtggatacttaaatttgaaaaatatattaaataaatggaTATTGAATTTTTGAGGTCAAAAATTAATGACAGGTGAGTAGTTcatatataaattcaattatCATATTTGTCATTAAACTTTGCCCCCTAAAATCCGATGTCTGGTCAAATCTGGCAAAATCACAAAGGCTTGTACTTAAAATGcgtttaatacttaaataaaagcaacatcaaacttatttttattacatcgTTACATGTGAAACAATGATCCATGTCATAATATTGAGGACACTCTTTATAAACCATACGTTTTATAGAGATAGGTACGTTTTACAATCATATGTACTTACGACTATTATTTTTCGTcacattttgataaaatttggggGATAGAGTTTACTTCTATACATAATAAGCGAAATTTCACTTTCGGTATTTTCGTAACTAAACGAAAAAATTCCTAAATTTTTTCGTCCTAAATTGgcatttcgtatttattccacCCAGAATGAAGAGCTCTTAAAACcagccaaattttatcaaatactaaagaaaaaaatcgaCCCACATAGTCATAACCATTTATACACTTTTATACCTAAGGTGTCCCAGGCATTGGTGCCACATACTACATACTACGCTACCGACGCGAAATAGGATTGTAATAAACAAATTGTATGTCGTTGTTGCGCTTTCCAAATGGTAGGGGGAGCCCAAAAGCGGATTTTGTAGTAACTCGAGCGTATCagattaaccttttcaacgcttttccacacgtgtcaagaaatgccatggacgccaaaaagttaactggtgaagagcgaatatgaagcttaactgacagtaggaaagtcgctttgacaacgtccgccatagcctttttaatggtcattggcgtcgcgggcacgacagacgatgaccgttttagtggtctttggcgttgaaaaggttaatataCGAGTGATATTTTACTACCCGTGGAGTCTACCCTATGCGCCATATAATCGTTTAATTAAGATAAAGCATACAAATAATTGTCGgcagagcccgtacatttccatgccgttgacagaaaaattacgtcacgctacatagagtatgattccaattagtattttcgttataattaatcatttttcaacctctttaggtaaccgatacatatacttgacaatcagtatagaaacgtctaactgactttcattttattgtcacacaaatCAATAATAGTAGTCTATTAGTTAgtcgtaatttgtatttctttgcagatcggatactccaccgaacactgtctatgaccgtaatatgataagattcatatactagccgtgtcttatccaacctcgacatggcagaatcatcaacaccttgatggagccataacacgaaaaattgattgattgaaatcaataatagattattaatttatgaaattatacatatttttggtttttaacagcgtaacaagcttttattcacgtaacaagtatttattttgatacccgtcaataggtaagttatctaaatttgtagtaactccctgtatgttaaattacgtcatttttgcgtcaacggcatgaaaagtacgggccctgattGTCAgtttaacaaatacaaatactttattaataacgccaagttacatgtcagGTACATTCTATATCAAAAACACAAGCAAGCATTAGCATAATTATAGCATCAACTTGGACCAAACTAACCAAATCCACAATCTTACCAACTACTTTTTTTAACTGCCCATCAACCCCCCAACAATAAATGGTCCAACATAGACGACGTTTAAAGTCAGCGTCATCATTTATTctattcaataacaatattacattgtgtttgaaaaatcttaaatctaggTATATGCATACAGAAAATATAACGGAATAAACAAATACTCGTACCTAGTGGTTAAGATAGATTCCACGGGTAGCAAGATATCAGTATCACTCGTATTTCAATCTGACATGCTTGAGCAGCTGTAGCTATAAAAAATCCCCTCTTGGGCTCCCCTACCAAAATCTGACATATACTAGATTTTGAATATAATAGTTATCTAGTATAAAAACATAAGGTATTCATTCATTTGGTTAAAATCTGCAGATTGCCATGGCACATatcacttatttaaataaataaatattatacggcattattacacaaattgactaagtcccacagtaagctcaataaggcttgtgttgagggtacttagacaacgatacatataatatataaatattattatacttcgtttttttagttttataaatcTTACTCaaatcgatctagccccaaactaagcaataaagcttgtactatgggtactagccgacgatatacatacttgcATTGAATGTAGTATTCGGTCTCCCCTGCTAGCGACGCCCTTGGACGTGTATGATTCTAGCGAAGTGAGCTACAGCCGAGGGAATAATGTAGGGTTTCGTCACTCTGTATAATCtattccaaataataataaaaaattacttcCTAAATCAAGTCACCTTGAAACAAAATGGTGATTTTGATTGTTATTCTTATTACGCCTGTAAAAGagttattaaccttttgaccgccaaagacgtcatatgacgcgcgcggctacagcccaatatcaaccttcatgcgtaccgacaaggttcacgattacgcgcaacctacgataggcgtggcgttcaaaagattAATAGTAGAAAAATCGTGCCCTGAGTTTGACAGCTGTAGTAAATGGCGCCGGGCGCCATGTTTTGTGATAACCGGGACAAACAAAACTGTGATCACGTCTTTCTTGTAGACATACCCTAAAGTTAAGGgatataattaattttcttatctAACCCTTATCCATATGAGATGGTACTCCTTTTATTTCGATAAGTATGATAAAGTAATGACTTTATCATACTTATCGTACCGACCTACATACCACAAGCTGTTAACTAGAGTAGAATATAATCGTTTATTCCATATATTACAATACATGTGATaccctttaaccttttgaccgccaaagacatATGACCCCAATATCagccttcatgcgtaccgataaggttcacgattacgcgccgcgtacgataggcgtggcgttcaaaaggttaagggcacagcaatataagagggctgattaaattacaattatttcgcaCATGTCCACAGGAGAGAAAACGGTACACTGATGAACACACAAGTTTTTTCTCCTGTGGGCAATAGTTAACAGCTTGTGGGCATTGTAGGTAATGATCTTACCAATATCATACTTATCCAAATAAATGGAGTACCTTTTTTATCCAAATAAATGGAGTACCTTTTATTTGGATAAGGGTTAGATAAGAAAAATCTTTATAGCCCTTAGCTTTTgggtatgtctacaggaaagacgtgaacacGGTTTAGTGTTTGACCCAACTGGATTGTCAAACGacaatatttgacaactagagtTGCCGTAAAGCACCATCTACATCAGCTATTATTCGAAACACGATTTCTTCTTCAACACAACTCGtctgtaattaaataattactctGCCTTTAGTTTGTCATGGTTTTAGagcattttattttctactttgTCGTAAAATACACAAGTTTCAGTTGTTCGAATAACGACGATaggtttaagagggaagaatagcttggCGATCCTAAAGAAATAACGGTACttgttctatgaaattccatttcgggagaaaacgttttccacttacaaatcttaacaaatcactttgattttgaagtcgatcgcttcagcataatatattctaggtttataggttacgctttttaattattttttcttaaccttttgaccgtcAAAGACGtgatatgacgcgcgcggcgacAGCCCAATATcgaccttcatgcgtaccgacaacgttcacgattacgcgccgtgTACGATAGGcgtgacgttcaaaaggttaaaaaggaaaacctataaacctagtttttcattgtggcAATAAcgtactaaaaaatcatggagaatggaaaatatttagaagtgtttttttctgtttttgtatAGACGTGCTATACTTCCCTTTTAAGGTAGAAAATCAAATGTATAAAACCCTTATAAAACCATACTTAATctcttaacctttggtatgcttaggaacagatctgctccatatacagggtgaccttagtcattggacaaaccctgaaatcccacgtagggttacttctcaggaatgctctgacgttaatattttttaattagaacaaaggataaaaaaaataatttttcgaacaaaagttatttgcaataatcgacaacaaaaagaaacacactg is part of the Cydia pomonella isolate Wapato2018A chromosome 27, ilCydPomo1, whole genome shotgun sequence genome and encodes:
- the LOC133532608 gene encoding uncharacterized protein LOC133532608, with product MSTDADKETACPSVSANQSGGDESTTEEARKKKKSSRKVCFPDEEHLVTQYFEPANPWHNVPATTRAQLAAEYLESCRRHNTPAIDSVLLQIRELPEGVIGGGMRAPRLTLSCCSLLGSAPCDALEAVLHRAQFRRLELECDIDDEGAEALFDMIEYYESATTVAITGPRHFGIRGWQAASRMIKKSAELSELEVSDGPVEATHAPVLARALRPAACRLRSLCLQRAALAGEPLLCLVIALKCNRSVRELRLCDNRLTGADAAQIAALLKINTRIQLLDLSNNQIQDAGVGHIADALVEQATQSPPSANSSPMSPHTCPLAGGGHEARGLAFLVLWNNQLTRHAAHHLARMVRASKSLCVLNVGRNAIGSAGVRVVGAGALLSLGLQGARILSDAAPLLQQALLQDTHLQRIDLRDNRLGAEGLQAILAAMETNTTLTQVDLDDPAESSPAEDPVARLTLEVRALCRRNEPAAASPERRVTRKISLTCHTHCLHRVTPRARETGRDTRLRSPAPSPAPSPAGSPVPAAHPSRFSVTRVTPERSPADSAALRSPYAAPSRFKVVQVAEPPQIQVQSATPEQPTLRSSRFSVTRNMDTIYNPAAPSPPPTPMASKNRPSGGHQQPADCTNCQPNDHAESKVPEDSKLNETVIIVKDASVKESGDEKEDEANTEKTKSDKSSDETVVNRVNSDTVSDRDLENVFHDKSETLSHDEAVSVIGDNKITKTETKLVKNSKAVSENEKIDVQVSVTVKKETVDTPKAHSDQIKENKVEEVVEKRDDVAMKQIEAIREDLGHLIEEMRDRTKTVKPVKVKSDCTQTDINIDSKLDTFDDVPVINRDNVVLKKNKSESSLDSPDLEVSRLMNKKLIGSPFCDSSSSLEISGSSMESLNAIDQPTKPIIIQESIESDSELDRRKTDVVLSTESSIESTSEVTPVNSGNFLNMSVSSNESVSPIIFGKNKKIHGSLSSLEASVSSLESRQEKVMVTSADSGIEYSLQIPSENKEDNSSNEGTLTNNSSLKETVKKDGFQLQETLTCSPKRTSSLLDVPALKTKGLDRMRKISWVAPSASFHIPRPEPEKESKIPGHLEKLLSLFQHPTSIFSRNSEDEKKSASNTPPRKDSSLTSSFWSWGSTVEKTEEREDVESLSEATDSTLSERVQVSFVDESFSKKLDSKTPSTDTDNTLSEFQSLQQGNSEASEPEIDKVTEKTTDDNLVQKCLGLSLKCDASANGNKDVARACDIVDLSKPNDLNKNYDTSKPDTNKNSGEPESKEDKDKTEPIRPRSFAAVLKASGSENSLDKQSPETGQPVDKLPSKVIRGIKENISPENTLTSTMTKALAFELTEKQVKSQPIVNTVWSVTLDNEPKIEEKIQELAPIATIEETCDETIENAQLDYIDDIKFIDDKNISSDSGVTLEGSEKVKDLESVDLGKDALSYLIYEQRLIPKETKSEAEPSLAQELRDAAIKEQLLDLSPELVVDEAIEPEVFKEGLKISPVVPDRAKLKKANSAEDISQCEESQKKTIVFQVPEVLSTPRDIPERRTKLRTRSGSSPKSLPESLNKPSPLTKMDSILFKKKKKVSSLGKIARDSLLALNMSEEEIAEFRRSYKLTSVESLRSLESVSEDANSQSGASVDSRCRSCLRTSQESLMSLDSINEDCRCGEDCEKQSHSGR